Sequence from the Pecten maximus chromosome 8, xPecMax1.1, whole genome shotgun sequence genome:
TGGTTTCAACAATATGCTGATGTAGTTTATTTTGAACGGTTtggaaaagaaatattttgttaatgGTGAATGGTTCAGTAATTagttaaaaacataatttcttTATCCTATACACcttacatgtatctatttcCATCTGAACATCTCTCGAGTGGTGATATTTTTCCAGTTCACCAATACATCATATGTCGATTATTGGTAATATTTCCCGTTCAGTAAAACAGTGGATTTCATCGGGTCCAGTAAAGAGATCCTTATTGTAGAGATTCTGATTGTGTATCCTTATAgtacaatatacataattataacagttgtattatatatgtaatcatgTATATACGCAAATCTTGAAATCGGATTATATTTCATCTATATCTAAACATTTATAAGATTTATCTATCAACCCCCTGGACATCACAGATAGCACAGCTATTCTGAACCGGAAGGGAGTGACGTTACAATAGTAAAGCACTTTCATTACTcgtatttactgtatattttgatttttctcCCATCTCTATTTTGTAGATATACTACAGATAAATAACAGGTATACGTTGATGACAGAATCTCACTAACCGTATGTGGTATATATTCATTAGGCGTGCATATTGcctaatatttacatttggtgtggcaatgcccttatatattactagtaaatccctaccaaaagcagcttcatctatgagagtataactgaagttgccctgACGGCAGaaagcgggaaatttgaattttggaagatttttttcatattttttttatttttgcgattcattaatagaacgtaaatataagcgataaactgcctagatgcggcagacctactggtataactgccacatgtgtcacagacaaactgaatggtgcgcgctagcgcaccatgattgtttgtctgtgacacatgtggcagttataccagtaggtctgccgcatctaggcagtttattgcttaaataAATCAACTACACGCATCTTTTGATAACACACGTACATACACAACACGTATAACAAGTGCTGATATAATGTGATAGGTATGTTGAACGATGACAGTGATTAATTGTGAAGTGTTGGTTTATTTCTACTCGATAAAACACACGCGATTCTATGTCATTCTAAATATATACCGACACTTATTCAAAAAGCCCAAGGCAAACTAAGACAAATCACTAACTATGTGAAACAATTTTATTTAGTTCAGAGATAACTATCAAATGGAACACTTTGATTTTGTAACTAATTTGTTTAGTGGAACAACGCGAATGTAAACAAGATTAAACATCAAGGTTTTGTGAGTAATTATTTTTctgaatattgtaaaataaactaCCAACTATGATTTAAGCAGTTATTTGTTTgaacaatacaaaatcaaaatttaaaaaaacatctttGAATTAAGAAGTTGTTAGGTTGGACAATATCTAGACTCCTCTGTCAACATTAGAGGTACTAAATGTACACAATGTTTAATCCTATCATCCAATCATGTCAGAACACGGTAAACCTTAGCCACGACCATCTTACAGATATTTTCCTATAAGCTCAGTATTTCAAGAAATATCCACATTTATTATCCTCTAACGTTTAAATCAGTTAAAGTGCGATTAGAATATATTGGAATATCATAATGAGATTTCTATGGTTTCAACAATATGCTGAAGTAGTTTATTTTGAACGGTTtggaaaagaaatattttgttgatgGTGAATGGTTCAGTAATTAGTTAAAAACACAATTTCTTTATCCTATACACCTTACGTGTATCTATTTCCATCTGAACATCTCTCGAGTGGTGATATTTTTCCAGTTCACCAATACATCATATGTCGATTATTGGAAATATTTCCCGTTCAGTAAAAAAGTGGATTTCATCGGGTCCAGTAAAGAGATCCGTATTGTAGAGATTCTGATTGTGTATCCTTATAgtacaatatacataattataacagttgTATTATATATGCAATCATGTATACACGCAAATCTTGAAATCGGATTATATTTCATCTATATCTAAACAGtgtttatttcataattcaaaatttgtgcaaaattcaaaaaaaagAGTTACATTTAACACAGTTATCACATTAATTTGTTATCACATcatcgcggtggccgagtggttaaggtgtcccgacactttaacactagccctccacctctgggttgcgagttgttcgaaacctacgtggggcagttgtcaggtactgaccgtaggccggtggtttttctccgggtgcCAAAACCtgccacgtccttaaatgaccctggctgttaataggacgttaaacaaaaacaaacaaacaaacaaacaaacaaacaaaatcacatcattatattgtcgacttgtggctaatattttgatatttttcacgcgTGACACACACTCGtgaaaaaacatcaaaatattagcccaacgagtgaaatgtatttagtattACTGAAgaaactgttagatattctgtttatcatatattatgtaaaataaaccgaggcagctcaatctctccaAGAATTCATTGCGGTCATGACAgagagctatatgcaaatcttaattttccccattgtcgtttgtaagcagtgttctgattggctaaataagtaaaagtgatatttttcactagtgaaaattatcatttttgtagaatgaataattttcgatatttcactggtaaaaatgcaATAATGAATTTTGTTCTTTGTAGACGGATGATTACGACAATGAAGTATTCCAGCGCTCTGATGGTGACATTTGTAGCGGCTATGGTAGTGGTGGTTTGTTGTATGTCTGTACGTTACTCGGGCAAAGTGCCTAACCACACAAAACCAACCGGTGAACAAGGTACACAGATAAGGATGGAGGTACAGAGACAGCAAATACAAATTGAACAACTTAATCAGGAAGTAAAGGACATGAAATTAAAGCTAAACAAACTATCACGGCCAATTTCGACACAGAACTTAATTCAGCGAACAAAGACAAAGATATCACAAGATCAAATACAGCAGAATAAACAACGTCAACTGATTGATTCCTATGATAAGATACCCGTTAAAGTATATTCCATTAAAGACGGAGAGTGGACAAGGATACCAGAGTTGTGTCAGAACATAGCAAGCTTTCAATCTGTCAGACTCCATACTATGTCCGGTGTGTTGGAGGTGTATATACATGATCCAAAGAACGATAAATGGGTTAGTGGTTCATTGGCCAAAGGCCAAATATGGGAATCTCAATTAGTGAATTTAGTTTTAGCGGCAttacagaaagaaaaaaatgcagTCTTTCTAGACATTGGAGCAAACCTCGGGATATATTCATTGTTGGCTGCTAAACAAGGGTTTAGGACTGTATCTATAGAACCCTTAAAAATCAACGTTCAGCGGATTTGTTCTTCTGTCCGTGCAGGTCATTTCTCGGACAAGGTGACGATTGTCCGTGGCGCCCTGTCCGACGTATCTCAGAATGTTACGCTCGGTATGGACGTTAACAACGTTGGAGGATCGTTTGTACTACAAGACCAAAACCAAATCAAGGTCAAGGCCAGTGAGGTAGGCGGGACATATTCTGACGTTGTCATGTCAACAACACTTGACAATTTATTACAACTTCCGGATATTAATTCTACGCGTGTTGTTATCAAAATGGACGTTGAGGGATACGAACATAAAGTGTTGAGGGGCGGGGAAAAGTTCTTCAACAGAATGGATGTACCTACGATTCTCATGGAATGGGAATTTCATAAAGGTACTCAAAGTGGTACGGAAATAATACAGTTCTTTGAATCTAGAAACTATACAGCATATGACCCATTACGAAGCAATTCTTTACATTCTGAATCATCCAAGACATGGCCATATGAAATAGTTTGGAGGAAGATGTTGTAGATATGGCGTAATACTTTCTTATTGAAGTAGTAAGGACATACAATATAAACTGTTATATTTTGCATATGTTATGTTGATATCTTTAAACTGGTTTATTATCCAGGTAGGTATTTGTGCTAGTGAGTACACGACCATTAAATCAATAAAAGAAATTTTcgaattttgaagaaaaaaaacaggaCTGTCGATCAGactgcaaaaaaaaagaaaaaaagaaaaaaggagaATCAACAATGATTGATTAATGCAGTTTTGGGGGGAAACACCCATGTaaaattaaacatgtacattgtacgttTTGTTAACATTCGTCTTTTATAGCAATTACTAAACAGATATCtcgttattgtattgtttattcactttaagccttgggaggagttatgtcccctgaaTGGCGGAAGTTGTGTTTTTCAGAGGCTCTCGATATTTCTATTGGAATCGGTGTTCTACACTCCATTCGATCCTCTGTGTGTTGTTTATTCTCAACTAAGGTTAGAGAAAGGACTTTACTCAACTAATTTGCAGTCTACGGTGAGTAGATCATGTTTAGATTCACTTAGCAACCTGTTTTGTTGGAACTCCATTGTCTACGATCGTGATATGAACTCACTTGTCCAACATGGATCATAACCAACTTCTTCAAAGACCGATGTCGGTCCATTTCCATCACAAACAATTTAGGGGACTTAATCATGAACAAGTCTTAGAAAGTCtagaaaatataattaacaaaaaagaCATTAAATCCATTCAACTCACAGACAGGATGTGTGTAGTAACAGTGAGAGATAGTGCGATCAAAAACAAACTTCTGACAAATGGACTGGTTATCCAGAGCCAAACTGTCAAGGTTATGGAGGTCGAGAGAACAGTGACAAATGTGACAATAAAAGACGTTCCATTTGAAATGACTGACTCTGTTATCAGTTcgtttatttcaaaatttggtGAAGTAGTGAACGGCTCAGTGAGACGCGGGAAAATACGAGACACAGACATTGAAAATGGTACGAGATATGTCCAGATTGTGAAATGTGAACCCCTTCTCCCTCTCACAACAATGTTTGGGAGATTCTCTGTACGTGTTTTCGCCGACAactacagcttacgtggactttgcGGTTTCCACGCGTCCGTCACGGACGTGGACAGCGCGGACCCCACTCGCCCACCGGATATGGCATTCCGTGACGTTCCGTCATATATCGTGGACATCAGCTGACTGATACGGTATCCACTCGGCATCACGGTATGTGACGTTCCGCGAGTAGTGGTGGGCATAGTTCAACTCGAGACACCGTGTTCCACGACGATCCACGATACGTGGTGgacatgcatttcattttaaagcccgTGGTCCTTGTCGATCCGCGATATACAGTGGGCACAAGTTGTTTGCTGTTCATTTCTAATCTTCACGAGTTATATCCCTTCGTCTTTCGGTAGCGATAGTGGTATCGGTATCGTTTATCAGAATTATGCATGGTTCCATGTTGGCGGTGTAGATAAGCCTTTATGATTCGGATGAAATTGAAGaacatttcaagttttatttaaagCTTTAGACCCTTGGTCCATCAATAGCGTTATTATGgccatattataaacattaaaaaacaatcgCAATATATTAAGCACcgttaatatttaatgtaacttAACATCAGTTGTTTCATCCATCCAGCATACAGGTAATTTtggagaacacaggtaaaatccaggtaaggtATAGGTGAAGACTATAATGACTGTCACAACATACCTGCCCGTAACTTATTTTTAAGAAGTGGGAGAAaggagacccccccccccccccccccccctctccgcagtaattataatataattatcctAACAGAGTGTTGGATCCCTAATGATTACCATGTTGATATTGACGgaattgatacatatataatacctaGAAAGCTTGCTACTGCTACCCAGGGTGGCGGTAtagtaattttgataaaatctaaTTGAAAACAATTTGTTTCTATCTGTGAAAACATACATGACTCTGTTGTCTGGTTAAAGATAGATAAGAGTCTGTTAGTTGAAAATAGAGATGTTTTCTTAGCCGGTGTTTATATACCGCCTCAAAATTCTGTTTACTATAACAAATATAACTGTGATCTGTTCCATGAACCGATACACAAATAAAGGTGAAATTGGGTtgattcaattcaattcatttcaattttattcCAGGGGCCTTACAGCCCAAAGGTTTACATAGTTAATTGACATTAATGAACATGttgtaataaacataatttcTCATTTGGAGAGTGATCGATTGCGAcgtaaacacaattttaaatatatgttctttttaaatatatgttcttattaATTATTCAAGTATTCTTTGAGTCaaagtattacacaaatattgtGAAAGACACCGATATGGTGACTTTAATAGTCGTACTGGGACTAAGCATGACTTTGTCCACACGATAAGATTCATATAAGTTTAGAGAGGAGACTCTCAAATGTTTTTGACTACATTCCTGACGATGAATATGATACCCGAGTTAATCCTGACATCACTGTCAACCATTTTGGGAATCGATTAATCGATTTTTGCAAAACAACAGGTATACGCATATTTAACGGCAGGGACATGGATGGTTTTTCTAATGATTTTACATATTGTGGTCATAATGGTTGGAGTGTAATTGACTATTTGTTATTAAAACCGATTCTTTTTAATGTTTCAATGTGTTGTCTGACCACGCCCCCTTGCATTTGCCAATGTTTACTCGATTCTCATTGGATGAGCACAGTACTCCGCACGCGGACGCGCACATGTGTACCGATATGACAACTTTTAACTGGAATGACGACCATAGAGAActccagagacctatatactaactCTTTTTGAATACTTTAGCAAATAATATCGAAAACATTAACGCGTCCGTTACACTGACCGGTGAGGTAACACAGCAATATATCGATACATGTGTTGACCGCTTTACTAAGGAGTTAAACTGTGCTATGAATCCTTTTATCGCCCGTGTTAATTCGAACCGAAATACCGAGGGTGCAATGATCGAGGCGTGACAAGACAAATGTGTCTAGAGACGCATACATCAACGAGGACAAACCTTGGTTTGACTCTGACTTAAAACgtttattttattgttacaaaaacgctttgaatatatttaacaaatgtaaatctacagaaaatcacaaaaatcttattgataaaaaaaggtTGTATAAATCGACAGAagtcattaaaaagaaaaactatATTAGATTTGAAGGGGACATGTTGGAATACATGAGGAAATTTAGTCCGAAACAGTTCTTCAAGAAATTTTCAACTTCTAAAGCATCCGGTCCCGAAATGAGTATGAGTGTTTTGTATAATCATTTTAAAGATCTGGCTGCTGAGGCAAGAGATGAAACTTGTTCTGCGAATATTTTTGTAAACGATCCAAATGAAAGCTCTGCGCCATTGTTTGAAGAATTAGACTGCCCTATTACTATGGATGAAATTGATAAAGCTATTCGTAATTTGAATCGGGGAAAATCACATGGAGTTGATggaattttaaatgaatgttttttaGTTGGTAAAAATGTATTACTGCCTGCCTtatgtacattatttaataaaattttggaCTCCGGATGCTTCCCTACTGACTGGTCAGTCGCTATTATAACTCCGGTTTATAAAAAAGGTGTAAAAACAAACCCTAATAATTTTAGAGGCATTAGCCTGTTGAGTTGTCTTGGTAAATTGTTCACGTCTATTTTAAATACGAGACTTCTGAAGTGGTCTGAATCATATGATGTTATCACGGATGCTCAGTTTGGATTTCGCAGTGGTCTCAGTACGGTAGATGCGATTTTTGCTCTACAttcaattataacaaaaacttttagtgaaaataaacgcttgtattgttgttttgttgattttcgtAAAGCGTTTGATAGTGTAGACAGAATAAACCTGTGGTATAAACTGTCAAAATAAGGAGTCAGAGGCAAGCTTTTACATgttattaaatcaatttatagTAATGTTAAATCCTGTGTAAAATTCAAAGGATACTTATCtgaatttttaggtcacctgagacgaagtctcagttgacctattgcaatcgccttttgtacggggtcgtgcgtcgtgcggtgtgcgtcgtccgtcgtccgtcgtgcgtcgtaaacaatttacattttcaacttcttcttaaaaactgctgaactaaattcaatgaaattttacaggaagcttccatggctgagggtgaaccaaaattgtgaattatatggtccccaccccccaggggcctgaggggcggggccaaaaatggtcaaattgactaaaacttcaaaaatcttcttctctactctcagataaggtggaatcaaacactcttcatagatgaaagggtcttaaggtgctttaccaaaattgtgaatttcatgaccctggggtctcatgtttgcccctggggagggggtagactttactatagtttatatagggaaatcacatttttgactattatttgttggatttgtattggaattcattctaacttgtatcaaattatcagcatgggatgacagtttgatggtatgtacatgttggccctagttgacccccaggggctggtgggcggggccaaaaagggtcaaattgacaaaaaaatttaaaaatcttcttctctactctcagatatggtagaatcaaatactctacatagatggaaggatcttaaggtgctttaccaaaattgtgaatttcatgaccctagggtctcatgtttgcccctgggagggggtaaactttactatagtttatttagggaaatcacatttttgactattatttgttgaatttttattggaattcattctaacttcgttaacattatcagcttgggatgacagtttgatggtatgtacatgttggccctgactgaccccaggggctgatgggcggggccaaaaagggtcaaattaacagaaattttaaaaatcttcttcttacagcccaaataaggtagaattaaatactcttcacagatcgaagggtcttaaggtgctttaccataattgtgaatttcctagccctggggtcttgcgtttgccccatgggaggggataaactttactatagttatagggaaatcacatttttgactatcatttgttttatttgatttgaaattcattctttcattcaaatttaatgaaatatttcaaaaatcaggtgaccgttaaggcccatgggcctcttgtttaaaaacaatatcGGTTTATTACAAGCCGAAATTTTGTCTCCAATACTTTTTCTCCATGTACGTTAGTGATTTTGAGTCTTTTTTCATCTCTAAATGCAACAGCAAATATGATTTTGAAGAGTTAAGTTTATTTCTTATGTTATGTGCTGATGATTTAGCCCTGTTTTCGGAATCTGTCGAAGGTCTACAGAACCTACTAGATAACCTGGACGATTATTGCTCACAATGGAAATTAACTGTGAATAGTGAAAAAACAAAAGTTCTGGTTTTCCGTAAAGGCGGTAAAATTCGAAATAATGAATCGTGGACTTACCACGGGAAAAAAACTTGATAGTGTTGACGAATTTTCTTACCTTGGTGTAAACCTTAGATACAACAATTAATTCACGAATTTACTAAAAATAAGGCGGACCAAGGACGTAAAGCCATGTTTgctttattttctaaatgttcAAATATGAGTTTGAATTGTAAAACCATGTTGAGTTTGTTTGATACTTATGTACAGTAAGTAGTATTCTGTTTTATGCATGTGAAGTGTGGGGCTCGACCAAAGGACCAGATattgaaaatgtacatgttcttttttgtaagaaattacttaaggttaaaaaatcaacaaataatgtaacagtttactggGAACTTGGTCGTTTGCCCTTAGAATATACACGCAGATAtagaattattaaatattggttCAAACTACTCGACACaaaaaactgtattttgaataCTGCATATGATTTTTCATTAAGTAAAAACACtggtttatgttttaatttgggTACACGGTGTAAAGGAGTTATTATGCTCTTTAGGTTTGGTGAAATATGGTTCAGTCAATCACCAAATAACTCTGAAACTATTTTACCTTGTATACGACAAAGAATTTTTGACCAAGCCCAACAGTATTTGAGAGATGCATTAGAAAAGTCCtcgaaatgtgttttatataaacatattgtggatAATTTTTctattcagttttatttaactAAGTATATACCTACGAAATTcagaatatgtttatcaaaactACGCATGTCTGCGCATTCCTTAGCAATCGAAACTGGCCGCTTTAACAATATTGATCGAAATTTGAGAAactgtttaatttgtaaatcaacgACCGAGATAGAATATGAataccattttgtattaatatgtaataaGTATACCAATTTAAGAAAACGCCTCATTAAGAAATACTATTGGCAAAAGCCTtcaatgttcaaattaatacagttattaagtgaacaaaatatcaaagaattagGTCGCTTAGGCAAATTTATATTCGAAGAAAAGAAAATCCGATGTTTATATCTTTAAtccgtactccactttgtatttGTACTGTAGCATTGCTGTTCTATGCCATtatcatgtattgttttgtttataatattgtGACGCCAAAGTGGTCCGGACCCAATCTCAGACTTCTTAATATGGTAGCGTGCAGgctgtcacaatatatataggGGTAAAATAcccaataaaataataaataaacagcAACTCTCCATCAGGTTCCTCAGTTTCCATCCGTCTCCAATCAGGTCTATGATTCCATGTAGTAATATACAAGTTTGCTTTAGTTGATGTGATGATAAAATAACTGCTGGTTCTCCTTGGTCCTTGTAGTTAAAGTTGACCTAATTattactttgaccttgacttgaCCTAATTCTGTCATCCAATATCAGAAAGGATGATCAGTCAGTCACAGTGACTATATAAGTGCTGCATCAGCACTAAACCATCAAATGGTTCCATGACTGAGTCATGATTTCCATGAAGAACCTCAATTGTAAAGGAAAACCAGAAGAGTGAAATAAAGTTCATTATTTAATTGGGTAGGGAACGCATCCCAAAACAAAGTTataaattacatacatattCCTAACTGACTCGCACAATCTTTCACCCTTCTAAGTTGAATGAGATGGACATTTAATTAGTTAAAGAACTTTATCATTACCCCTAAGCTAATgaagttttatatattaataagGATATTTACATGAACCCATTATAATTACTACTATTTTCAGCTTAACCAACTGTACAAGTAAAATGGAGAACTATGTTAATAATTTATCATTCCAGTGATTTTTTTTGGCCAGATCTACAGCCGACTTTAGGCTGTTTCCCCTTGCCAAAAAAagttgtattttcccaattttgtaacatcatttttcccaattaaaaaaaaaaaatgtatcaaatttcTATCTGGTtatctgtattgtatttcaTTCCTTGAATATGTGAATATTATGGTACCATAGTTGATCATCATACACGTGAACAGTAGACGGAAAAATTTTCTTCCGCGATAGGCAAGTTGGCCTCAATTAGTCGTATAAATggtataagggaggtaactcgaatCCTGATCACTGTTGCGCTGCGTTTCAGAGAGTCCATAGACAAACACCAagatgaaaacaagaaaacttCCTTTGTTTTGTAGTCTAAGTAATAACCCAGGATGCTTGCTACTGACTCTTCATATCATGAGGCAGACTATAAAAGTCAATAAATGAAGTGTTTTAAATTTGACTTATTTaagtattttgtcattatttgctATTTTCCCAAATTCACCAAACACCGCAATTATTTTCCCAATTGAAAAGGCATAGGCTGTTGAAAAAATTACCTGAAAAAAACACTGCATTCCTGTATTTACACACATAAATTAGCAATTACAATATCAATGTAACA
This genomic interval carries:
- the LOC117333196 gene encoding uncharacterized protein LOC117333196 isoform X1 codes for the protein MKFGTYTVKLRGYSDYTRRMITTMKYSSALMVTFVAAMVVVVCCMSVRYSGKVPNHTKPTGEQGTQIRMEVQRQQIQIEQLNQEVKDMKLKLNKLSRPISTQNLIQRTKTKISQDQIQQNKQRQLIDSYDKIPVKVYSIKDGEWTRIPELCQNIASFQSVRLHTMSGVLEVYIHDPKNDKWVSGSLAKGQIWESQLVNLVLAALQKEKNAVFLDIGANLGIYSLLAAKQGFRTVSIEPLKINVQRICSSVRAGHFSDKVTIVRGALSDVSQNVTLGMDVNNVGGSFVLQDQNQIKVKASEVGGTYSDVVMSTTLDNLLQLPDINSTRVVIKMDVEGYEHKVLRGGEKFFNRMDVPTILMEWEFHKGTQSGTEIIQFFESRNYTAYDPLRSNSLHSESSKTWPYEIVWRKML
- the LOC117333196 gene encoding uncharacterized protein LOC117333196 isoform X2, with amino-acid sequence MITTMKYSSALMVTFVAAMVVVVCCMSVRYSGKVPNHTKPTGEQGTQIRMEVQRQQIQIEQLNQEVKDMKLKLNKLSRPISTQNLIQRTKTKISQDQIQQNKQRQLIDSYDKIPVKVYSIKDGEWTRIPELCQNIASFQSVRLHTMSGVLEVYIHDPKNDKWVSGSLAKGQIWESQLVNLVLAALQKEKNAVFLDIGANLGIYSLLAAKQGFRTVSIEPLKINVQRICSSVRAGHFSDKVTIVRGALSDVSQNVTLGMDVNNVGGSFVLQDQNQIKVKASEVGGTYSDVVMSTTLDNLLQLPDINSTRVVIKMDVEGYEHKVLRGGEKFFNRMDVPTILMEWEFHKGTQSGTEIIQFFESRNYTAYDPLRSNSLHSESSKTWPYEIVWRKML